From a single Lentimicrobiaceae bacterium genomic region:
- a CDS encoding ATP-binding protein gives MGFKNFRFWIIIRVLLITANLLLLVILASRPQHEITAFIIGFFALVQIIALIRFIERTNRKLTQFLESIRHSDFTSSFSDRGLGRSFEGLNRAFNEVIKEFKKNRAEKEEHYNYLLTVVQHVSIGIVAYRKDGKVDIFNNSIKRLLKINNLKDIAELAELKPELPGILLSMKAGDRQLIKLVVDDELLQLSVYATEFRMRGEEFLLVTFQNISSELEEKEIDSWQKLIRVLTHEIMNSITPISSLASTVQDILFEDSDGIIKLRELDEDDTESVEQGLSTIQNRSQGLLTFVETYRNLTRIPRPNFRYFEVKELFDRAHILLKPKMDKYNIFCQTRVFPDDLKITADPDLIDQVVINLILNAIDAVKESQNAQISITAASNANGRVTIDFSDNGHGIKPDVMDKIFMPFFTSKKEGSGIGLSLSRQIMHLHKGTITVKSKPGEGAVFTLVF, from the coding sequence ATGGGCTTTAAAAACTTCAGGTTCTGGATTATTATCAGGGTACTGCTGATAACGGCAAATCTTCTTTTGCTGGTTATACTGGCGTCACGCCCCCAACATGAAATCACTGCATTTATCATCGGTTTTTTCGCCCTGGTTCAAATCATTGCCCTGATTCGTTTTATTGAGCGCACCAACAGAAAACTCACCCAGTTTTTAGAAAGCATTCGTCACTCCGATTTCACTTCCTCATTCAGCGACCGTGGACTTGGCAGAAGCTTCGAGGGCCTCAACAGAGCCTTTAATGAAGTAATCAAGGAATTCAAAAAAAACCGGGCCGAAAAGGAAGAGCACTACAACTACCTGCTCACTGTGGTTCAGCATGTAAGCATCGGGATTGTTGCTTATCGCAAAGACGGCAAGGTTGATATCTTCAACAACTCCATTAAAAGGCTGCTAAAAATCAACAATCTGAAAGACATTGCCGAACTGGCTGAACTAAAACCAGAATTACCGGGCATTTTACTCAGCATGAAAGCCGGCGACAGGCAGTTGATTAAGCTGGTTGTTGACGATGAGCTGTTGCAACTTTCTGTTTATGCAACAGAGTTCAGGATGAGGGGCGAAGAGTTTCTGCTGGTCACTTTTCAGAATATCAGTTCTGAGTTGGAAGAAAAAGAAATTGACTCATGGCAGAAACTCATCAGGGTGCTTACGCATGAAATCATGAATTCGATTACCCCTATCTCTTCTTTGGCCTCAACGGTACAAGACATTCTTTTTGAAGATTCAGACGGCATCATCAAACTCAGGGAACTTGACGAAGATGACACCGAAAGTGTTGAACAAGGACTCTCGACCATCCAAAACAGAAGTCAGGGACTGCTTACTTTTGTGGAAACTTACCGCAACCTCACCCGTATTCCCAGGCCTAATTTCAGGTATTTTGAAGTAAAGGAGCTCTTCGACAGGGCGCATATCCTGCTTAAACCTAAAATGGACAAGTACAATATTTTTTGTCAAACCAGGGTTTTCCCCGATGACTTAAAGATTACAGCCGATCCCGATTTAATAGACCAGGTGGTTATTAACCTGATACTTAACGCCATTGACGCTGTAAAAGAGAGTCAGAATGCACAAATCAGCATCACTGCCGCCTCCAATGCCAACGGTCGCGTTACCATTGATTTTTCCGACAACGGACACGGTATAAAGCCTGATGTAATGGATAAGATTTTTATGCCATTCTTCACATCTAAGAAAGAAGGCTCAGGAATAGGATTAAGTTTATCACGCCAAATTATGCATTTGCACAAGGGAACCATCACTGTTAAGTCAAAACCCGGCGAAGGAGCTGTTTTCACACTTGTATTCTGA
- a CDS encoding sigma-54-dependent Fis family transcriptional regulator, translated as MSKIEARILIVDDDQDVLLAAKLFLKQHFTIVHTEKDPENIPSLLKNDSYDLILLDMNFSRDATSGKEGFHWLNKIIEIDPMAVVIFITGYGDIELAVQGIKEGATNFILKPWDNKKLLGTITANLKVRHSKEEIEDLRSKQKVLIANQDQAYGNLIGQSEAMRKVLMTVDKVAKTEANVLILGENGTGKELIARAIHRASARKDEVFISVDLGAISETLFESELFGFKKGAFTDAKEDRAGRFEAANRGTIFLDEIGNLSFALQSKLLSVIQNRKVVRLGTNREIPIDVRLICATNMPLYQMVNENKFRQDLLYRINTVEIHLPPLRERFDDIPLLVDHFLTIYCKKYKMPLKRINPTTIRRLEKHTWPGNIRELQHAVERAVIMSESNVLMPHDFFLSQVEENGQNDSIEEVTNLEEREKLLIRRVVDKHGGNISKAAKELGLTRASLYRRIEKHGL; from the coding sequence ATGAGTAAAATTGAGGCCAGGATATTAATTGTTGACGACGACCAGGATGTTTTGCTTGCGGCAAAGTTATTTCTTAAACAACATTTCACCATTGTTCACACCGAAAAGGATCCTGAAAACATTCCTTCCTTATTAAAGAATGACAGTTACGATCTGATTCTGCTCGACATGAACTTTTCGCGCGATGCCACCAGCGGAAAAGAAGGATTTCACTGGCTCAACAAGATTATTGAGATTGACCCCATGGCTGTCGTCATATTTATTACCGGTTATGGCGACATAGAGTTGGCCGTACAAGGCATTAAAGAAGGTGCAACCAACTTCATATTGAAACCATGGGACAACAAGAAACTGCTGGGAACCATTACAGCCAATCTTAAAGTCCGCCATTCAAAAGAAGAAATAGAAGATCTGCGCTCAAAACAAAAAGTACTGATAGCCAATCAGGACCAGGCCTATGGCAACCTCATCGGACAGTCAGAAGCCATGCGTAAAGTTTTGATGACAGTTGACAAAGTGGCCAAAACCGAAGCCAATGTGCTGATTCTGGGCGAAAACGGAACCGGCAAAGAACTGATAGCCAGAGCAATTCATCGCGCTTCAGCCCGAAAAGACGAAGTGTTTATCAGTGTTGACTTAGGCGCTATCAGCGAAACTTTGTTCGAAAGTGAACTTTTCGGTTTCAAGAAAGGAGCATTTACCGACGCCAAAGAAGACAGAGCCGGGCGATTTGAAGCAGCCAACCGTGGCACCATCTTTCTCGACGAAATCGGGAACCTTTCATTTGCCTTACAATCTAAACTTTTAAGTGTAATTCAAAACCGCAAAGTAGTCAGACTGGGCACCAATCGTGAAATCCCCATTGATGTACGCCTGATTTGCGCCACCAATATGCCATTGTATCAAATGGTGAATGAAAACAAATTCAGACAGGATTTGCTATACCGAATCAATACCGTTGAAATACACTTACCGCCATTGCGCGAACGTTTTGACGACATTCCTCTTTTAGTTGATCATTTTCTGACGATCTACTGCAAGAAATACAAAATGCCGCTGAAAAGAATAAATCCGACAACCATCAGACGGCTCGAAAAACACACCTGGCCCGGAAATATCAGAGAACTTCAGCACGCAGTTGAAAGGGCTGTAATTATGAGTGAAAGCAACGTACTGATGCCGCACGATTTTTTTCTTTCGCAGGTTGAAGAAAACGGGCAGAATGATAGTATCGAAGAAGTTACCAATCTTGAAGAAAGAGAGAAATTGCTTATCAGACGTGTGGTTGACAAACATGGCGGTAACATAAGCAAGGCTGCCAAAGAACTGGGACTAACCCGCGCTTCACTCTACCGTAGAATTGAAAAACATGGGCTTTAA